In Osmerus mordax isolate fOsmMor3 chromosome 16, fOsmMor3.pri, whole genome shotgun sequence, the genomic stretch GTACACTATATAAGTGAAGAAATCAGATCCTTACCTTTTACTGTGCGTCTCTCGCTTTGGGTCACTTACGGCTTGAAAACTTGAGGAACACTTATGAAGGATTCAGAGACTGTTGACGTCAGGCTACTGTGTAGTTTAAACTGTGTGTAAAATTGTCTCAATGCACGCACCTTTTTGGATGAGGTTTTATATTAGGTTGAGCAATGTAGCCTGTACTTgacacgccctctctctctctccgtcccagTCCCTCAGTTTTTAAATACACTCTAGAAGACCGTCCATAAAAGCGCATGCGTGCTTTTAGGCGATTCGCGTGAGTTCAGCATGACAAAATTGTCCAACCTCCCGCATGTTATCTGTGGCACAACACCAAGCAAGtccggaaagagagagagggaatgcgagagagagagatagagtgagagtgagagtgagagtgagagagagagagagagagagagagagagagagagagagagagagagagagagagagagagagagagagagagagagagagagagagagagagagagagagagaggactgagagGAAGGTGTGGTGTAGTGGTGGTAGAAAGTAAGAGACAAAGATACACAGTTCAACTTAAAGGTGGGGTGTTTTGAGAGGTGTGACCTTGTGTTCACCCTTCATCCTAGATAACCCCCAAACCATCTCCACGCATGAACTCACACCCTGTTGCATTCCAAGAATGTACGTTAGTAACTTCCCTGAAAAACTTTCTGTTCTCTATGACTACACCCACTTGGTGGTAGCACACTGAAggggcagcaagcagagtgtGCTGGGGACAGATCCTCTTTTATAGCCTCACGAGGAGGGCCAGTCATAATGAACATAATGGTTGAGTGAATGGAGAACAACGCATTCTTAACAAATATGTGTTAAACATTTTAGATACCACAGATACCACATGGTGTATGGTATATGAAGCATGCTGAACAAGATGTACAGATTTGTCCGTGGTTATGTCCAGAGTCTTGTGTCATGAAAGTTTCTGAATGAAAGACACCCGATGACATGACTGTTTCTATCATGTTTCCTACGCAGCTAGTCTATGGAAAGGAAAGTGTGACTGGGAAGGCCTGTGGTTTGCAGCATCCTTCGGCAGTACCAAACAGACGTCAGATCACACCTTGTCTAAACCTGTCCTGGCCTTACCTGTTATCACATTCAGGTTAAACTGTTATTAATAAGGGTGTGATCTGAGTTTCACTGAAAGAAAGGTGTCTTAAGATTACAAAACATCAAGACATCAAGCCTCTATTGAATGCATTGTCATCCACCCTGTCCACTCTGTCTGgcagtacaacggtacttaggaatggttcgcttgaccccatgttagtttcctcaaggatcacaatgactcttgctcagagacttgttgctcttgtggttagtggtaactgatttaaatgttttgtactcgctgtgatatattgtttttattattgttgcttgtttttttccacaggtaaacttgcacgtatagcggttcatgttgtttaattgtaacttgtttaactacatttacatttagtcatttagcagacgctcttatccagagcgacttacagtaagtacagggacattcccccgaggcaagtagagtgaagtgtcttgcccaaggacacagcgtcagttggcatgaccaggaatcgaactggcaaccttcggattactagcccgattctctcaccgctcagccacctgactccctaactacatgctcttatggttctttcctttggcacttactttggttgttcacaatgtgtgcttcatgttttggctactcgcaatgttttgtggctatcttgttgttatgatcagtgacctatgcactttgtaaagcgctctcttggaagtcgctttggataaaagtgtctgctaaatgaataaatgtaaatgtaaatgtccagaCCCATGCAGCTGTGGTAAGCTGAAGAGCAGGTGTCACCTGTCTGTTAGTAAGCTAACTGAGTTATTCTGACTTCTACAAAAACCGATGGGGATTGCTGGCAGAAATATTAGAATATATGAATAAATGTTCATTGAACCCTTCCTGTGTTTGAAGAGACAAGATTTCTGTCCAGATCTCGAGGGAATACATTTCATTACTTCCCCGTAGGCTACCTGTATGCTTCTCATCATAAACCATCGTGCAAATCATTGCAGCTCAAGCCACTGGAAGCTTGTTGGTTTTAAATTATATGGAGGAGTGCACAAAATAGGAGTAAAGTCACATGTGAGAAACTCTGATGGAAATAACCATAACTCCACTGTCGTGTAAACATCTGTTACAGCTGGAGTAAGTGGGTGAGAGATGATTAGAGGCAGAAAAAAGACCGTggatttttgggggggaataTGGCCATTTTAACAGTAGTAGACATTGATTGAACAGGACTTTTGAAATTGTGAACCGCTATTAAACAGAAAAGTAgcctattgttttatttttaggtGTGAATAACTACCCGGAAGGGTGTGGAGAGTTACTCACTTGCCAAACAAAGGTAATTGCAAAATGTACATGATGTGATACAATGACATaatgaatgtctgtgtgtgagtcacgGGGAGCTGGTTAGACTGAACTATTGCAAGATTTCGCCCAAACGCCCATATTCGCCCACACTTCCTGTGACGACATATTCGTACTGTGACGAATACGACAGCACTTTGACGTCATTATTCTGCGACACAACACAGTCTCCCTTCAAATTAACATGTGAGTTGAGCTAACACGGCTTGAGTGTAGCAAATTACGAGACAGTATAAACAGAATAATTTGATATtgtacacatacatgtacacgtTGGTGTACAACTGACATAGTGGAAAGTATGTTATTATCGACATTTAACTAATGCTTCCTAGCTAAACTTCTCTTTGGCTTACTTATCAACCTAAACTCGCTAGCTTGTAGCTAACGGAATTCAACAAAAGATGTTCATGATAAATCGTTTATTTCAAATTACGGGGGACAAATCCTAAATTTGCATGGAGAGATAGCATTGCTACCTGCCTTTGAAATACCtacgttagttttttttttgcaattaaCCAACCGTAAACTGTAAAAGTTATCAATGTTGGCCAAGATGGAAGAAAATGAGCCACGGAAAGATggaggaaagaagagaaagCACCCGAAAGGAGAAGAAGGGgatagaaagagaagaggagattgCGATGGAGGTGGTGATGGAGATGCAAGGAAGCGGTTGGATCCTCTTAGTGTGGGCTACTTTCGTAGAGTTGGAGAGAGGCTCACAGAAGGGTTCGCAGAGAACGAGGAAAAAGGTGAGATGTCTTTGGACGTGTGGATGATGAGGACAAAGTTATAAGTCTCATTAAAACCATAGGCATTGTATATTATATGAAGCTATTTAAACATTTGGAAGTATGTGGACTCACTTTCACCATTCTTTCTCCTTTTTGCAGTAATGTTTGTTGAGAACGTACTGACAGAGGTGAAAGGGAAAGCTGCTGTAGTTGCTATGGATGTGACGGGAAGTGTCACTCTCCAACGGCTTCTCCCATTGGCCACTTCTCGCCAGGTAGGAGAGGTGCTGGCTGAACTGGGCGGAGAATCCGGGTCAGAGTTCAAGACTGTGTCATGTGACAAATGTGGTGGTCACGTTGTGGAGAGTGCGCTCAGACAGATGCCCAGGTGTACCGGTGAGTCTGGTGTGTAATAGAGATGGCTTTAGTTTCTAGTGGTTTCTCAACAGTGTTATATCTCTTTCCTGAGATTTCTTCCTATCGCTTGTAAGGGGGGGATGTAAATAGCAAAAATGTTGCATTTAGTTACATGCATTTTTGAGACATTGTTAATTACTTATAATTCAGCAGACCTCAGCCCACCTCAGAAGGACCAGACATcaaccacagaggaagaagaTGAGGGTGGTTGTGGGATGCTGGAGGCACAGGTACTCTCTCTGAGTCGTATGGTGACAGAGAACAGTGCAGTGTTCATCAAAGACATGTATGGGTCACACGTTGCTCGCACACTCATACATGTGCTGGGAGGCTGCCTTGGTCCAGCCCGTACTGAAACCCGCCCAGGTacggaatcacacacacacacacactcaggaagaCGCTTACACACAACTATTACCTTAAAATTCCTTCTTATATGggattttgtttgtgtttcaggtgCGAAGGAAAGGAATTCCGTTGTTCAACTGACAGACTTTGAGGCTCCCACTTCATTTTGGTGGGAGTTGAAAAGCTTGTCGTCTTCATTGATGAGCAGTGTCAAATGTGAGACGCTTACTTTCATTGTACTGAACCTTTATTTTTACACGCTGTTAGGCAGAGTGTAGTCAGATAGAAAACAGCTTTTTACAATGTTGTTCTGCATGTTCTGAATAAGACTGTCGTTCTACACAATTTTTCCAGTGAGTGTGACCGATGCTGTGGCCAGTGCAGTGTTCCAGACCCTGTTGACTGTGTGCCACCGAAAACGTCCAATACTTTGCAAGCAACTCCTGAAAGGCATTGTGGGATACTTGACATCCCTAAGCTCCGCTCCTGGAGTTAGGTCAGTAGCAGTTACACTTGAAGTCGTGGACATCACATGTTGAGCACAAGTAGCATTCAATTTCTCTATTAGTAAACCCAGCACAATGAAAGacaatgtttaatgtttgtatTCACCTCTAACTCTTTCTGTATTAGTCCTCTCTTGGTCTTTATGAAGGACCACGCATCTAGTCGCCTCCTTGAGACAGTCATCCAGCTATCCCACAAGGCCCTGCTCCGTGACCTCTACAAGAACCACTTCAAAGGGCAGCTGGTCACCCTAGCGATACACCCAATCGCCAACTTCCCTATACAGAGATTCACTGCGGCctcaacaaaatacaaaatggtGTGGTGTATGTCTGTCAACACTTATTGTTGGGATGGATATCAATCAGTCGGTATATCAAAGCATATAGTGCTACACATTTATGATGGCAAATGCTTAAAGATGAGCTCTAAACTCTGTGGCGCTTTCCCCTCAGTTCCTGAAGGTGTTTGATGAGCTCATGGAGGGTATGGAGGCAGTCCTGGCCGCGGGTCACATGGGGGTTATAGTGCAGCTGACTGAGagctgtgtagagagagaggagaaacaggCGCAGATGATGCGCTGCCTGCTCACAGTAAGTGGCCAGACCAAGTGGGACTTTAAACAACGTGTCCAACTGCCTTATATTTTATGTATATCTAAATGTTGAACTTCAAATTGAGATAAATAAGACCCTGCAAGTACTATAAATGAAGTTATCCATAGCGTTGGCTTAACTTTTACATATTGTTTAAGTGTAAACAAGATGCTTTTGCCTTCTCCACATGTAATATAGTAAAATCACCAGCTGTGAGCAGTCACCATTTTACTCTCTCTTACTTATGTCTTTTCTTACCTACCAGGCCTTCCACTGTACAGAACCTGCTTCCAGACAAACTAgctgcctccccctcttcatGTCTCTGCTGACCTACGAGGTGTACTACCACTCTGAGACAGCAGAGGGCGAGATAGACACAGAGGTAATAATAGATCACTTTTAGAGACGTGCATATACTCAACGATGGAGAAAGAAGATATTATCTGAAGCTTTAAATTCACCCCTCTGAACTAAAGTGTTATTGCCCAGATTTATGTAACTGCATGTATGTTCCTTCTTAAAATGTTATTTTGGTATCATGTGTATTGTTGTTAATGTTTTGAACTCATCAATACGGAGTTCAACATATCCTTCTGTTATGTGTCTTCTCTAGCGCCCTTTATCGTCTATATGCTACCATGGCTCCCTTCTCGTCCAGTCTCTGGCTAAATTCAAAGACCGCTCCTTGCTCCTCGGCAGTTTGCGGTCCCTGACCCCGGCTGACCTCCTGATTCTTGGAACCCACCAGTTTGGCAGCCATGTCCTCCAGGTCCTCATAACCACGTCTAGTGAtaaggggaggggaaagataCTGAGGAGATTGGAGGTATGAAGATCGACAACAGTATATCCTCTTTAGAGTAGCTCTCACTGATCATTTTGACTGCTTTGTTACTGTCACATAGTGGTGTCCATGTCTCTTATACCTGGTTATTTGCTTGTACTACATATGGATTATTTGTCTACCATGTTCCAGGGCCAGTTTGTGCAGATGGCTTGCTCCAGGTTAGGCAGCAGGGTGCTAGAAGCTGTATGGAACAGCTCCAGTGTCAGTCATAGGCAGAGCATCGCACAGGAACTAGGTAAGACcgcttagccaatcagaacgttTGACCTTTCACATACGCTGGGTCACATGATGGTTAAAACTGGTTTGTCACTGTGTCTTACCtttgttgtctttgtttttctttgtgtaTTTCCTCTCTTTGTCGTTTCTCTCTCATTCAGTACCCTCTGAGACAAGGCTAAGGTCTGACCAGTTTGCAAGACATGTTTGGGCCAAGTTTTCCCTGACATCCTTTGTTAGGAGGCACAAGCAGTGGCAGGAAGGACAAACTGGCGAATCAAAGAAGAGGAAACTTTTTAGCGACATTCTGGATTGATGCAGTtgcttttaagggaccaaatgACAAAATACAATGTGACTGTATGATTAACAGGGCTGATATCTCACATCATAAAAAGTTCCACAATGGCATTTTATTTCAATTTGAATTTAGTGCGACTGACACAGAATACTGTTTGTGTAAAAAACATCAATCCCCTGGGGGAAATTTGTAAATGCATACCACAAGATGGCAGTGTAATGACAAAGAATAAAACAATGACGTCTTCTCAATTTACAGCAGTTTAAGTCAATTCTTGCAATACTGCCTCTATGCAAGCAGCAAACACATACCAACAGATGGGAAACATTCTGTTTATGGTAAAGCATCCTCTGATGTATTGAACCCGTGTCTCAGTGGTTGATGGTTATGAATGTGGATGACATAAATGTATTTACAGTACTGTGTTAGGGGTCGATAGTTTCTTTTCAATCATGACAAATGTGCATCACGCATGTATCCTCACCTAAAAGCTTGTTTGTGTACATTCTTAAGTCATAACAGTGACTCAGGCCCTTTTCATTTCCATATCTGAAACATCCGTCCATGTTTTTATCTGGTTACATAATGGGGCCAGTGTGAATGGAATGAGTTTATTTGATTAGTTTATCGGTTTGTACCGTTTATCCCACAGTAAGTTACATTCATCCCAAGTTTGGATCAATAATAATAGCTATAACCCATTTTCCGGAACGTACTATTCACACTTGGGATTTTCTTCTTGCCACTTGGCTGGCTATTAAATCACATTAAGGGGATATAGTGGTCATTTTAGTGGGCTTTCAGATCATATTGAGATtgatttccctctccccccacacacattatACTCCCTGGTTCCAGTCTATTATTTTGGTTGTTTAGAAAACAATTCATACACAAACCTCAGGTACACAAAAACATGTTTCTTAATGTTTTTTGAATAAGCCAGGGCCATTTTTGGCACGTATCACTCTTCATCTCAGTactgctgtgtctgtctgatCTTTGGaggcttttgttgttgtttattggTGTGCATTTATAATATGCTTAATGCACTAGGGAACTGCCTCAGAACAGTGACCTTTGGGGTACAACGAGATGTTTCTCCATGATGCTAAATCACATGGAATCCCCGGGGATCCGCTTGCTTCACACAATGCCACTCAATGTCTCCGTGCCATAAGTACACAGCAATTAATGCTGCTTCATATGCATGGCTGTTAACGCCTTCCCACGtccatacacactgacacacacacacacacacgtaaaaaccttttctgtattGCTAGTTCGAATTTGCCCATATCCAGACTTGACATCATGATATTTGTTTAGAATTATCATCACTACTCTTTCCCCAGTTTGATGAAGTCATTTCTGTCTGGTAtttgaaaataatgatctccAATATAGGTGCCTgtagccctcctccctcctgtctccccacctctcagGCTGGATTCCCAGCAGATGAGTCAGCGtaagacaaaaagagaggaggCATCTGTCACGATCTGAGCCTGATTAGGTGTTCGGTGAGAAATCATCTCTTACATTCTTCCAGCATTTCATCAGTGTGTACAGACCTATTTGAAGGACTCACTGGAGAGGTGGGCGATACGTGTACAGTATGTGGTGTGATAGTAACTCGGTATTATGGCTATGGAGAGAGGATTTTCCGTGTGGCATGTGGACAGTACATGTATGGAATGTGCTGGGGCAGTTTGATGATTGTGGAGTGTGTGCTGGCTTTTCCATCCTCAGTCCAGTTAATTTATGTGATGAGAGTCCTTATTCTGTTTCTACCAGACCTCCCCTCTCAGACTATTTCTGCAACAACCTAGTCCCTCCACCCCACACTCcaaaacatcaaaacaaataGAAGACAATCGAGATGCCAAAGGACTGTGGGACTCCTTGTCTCCTTGACAACAGTATCCAAGCAACCATCACTCTTCAAAGCATTCCTCCAACCTCATCACTCCCCCAACCCCTCTGTCCCTTTCCTTGTCTTCCATATCTCTGTCTGAAGGGTTCACCTGTCTCCACTCAAGACGGATAGCCTCGATCGACATCAGtggctaactctctctctctctttcacacacacacacccacacacacacacacacacacacacacatacactaaggAGGCTAGGGGAATATCTTCTACCTTGAACGGGAAGATGGTGGTTATTTTTGTCATTGGTATAACTAGGGTAAAGCAGAAAACAAACTAGGAAACAGGGACACTCCCGTGCTCTCCCTGTGGTGATTTCAGGTACAGGTCTGTACTTAAGGGAAGGAAAACCATGTTCTATTTAACACCATCAAAGTAAGGATGAATATAGTTTTTCCTCTTGGCTGGAAAGCCTATTTATCATCCAGGAGTTCTTACACCCACACAATATTGAAGTTGCTAGTTTGCCGCAACTGACACAGCAGTAAGTTCAAAGTAGGACAGAGACAAGCATCTGCCCCCAATAGCCACTTTATTCTCTTTCCAGAAAATGCTATCAGTGATCCACAGCTTTTGTGTAGCTGATTCTACCATCTTCTTAGAAATGTGGACCATGTTTTATTCATCAATGTCTTAATTGAATAAGGACATGACACTCATCCAAGGACGTTAAACAAAATTAATTTATTCTCGTTTGAAAGACAAGAGTGACAGTGACAAAGGAGTGAGCCAGTGTGTAACTGTTAAGTTAGTGATGTTTCCAAGACATCCAAACAACGTTTCCAAGACATCCAAACAACGTTTCCAGAACGTCTCTTCTAGCCTGTGTGGCCGGCCGCCACAGAATCGCTGGAGCTCATAGGAATATGATTTTGCAttatatgaacatacaatgtcAGTGGGTACAAAAAATAAGCATAAACaggtcaaacataaaacagccacaggtaGTTAAGTTTTtcaatctctttctcctcttcatgGCTATGATCTTTTCCTTCATGTGTTCCTGTGGCCCGGTGTGCTCCGACTCATTCAACCAGGAAATATACGTTCCATCCAAATATTGCTTACATCTATTTGTTCTGAGCAATATTGACCAGCTTCTACATTCTGCACTAAATGCATTTAAAGGGATATTATTGAGGGCTGTTAAGGAATACTTAATCAATGTAAATGTCGGGAAAGTCATTCTATTCGGAAGGATTGATATGGGTTGCAAGGTTTGGTTCACTGACACTTTAAAAACCGAGCACCTTCATCAGTGTCAATACGATCGATGCATTCCTGCTCAGCCACGAAGATGACCGTAGAAATCGATGGCTGTTCAAAAAAGGATTGTGTAGTTTCATGACATCTGATTGGGTCCTGAGGTCACTGTATCAAAAGTGCATGGATGAGGCTTCTTCTAAGGGGCCTATAAGATCACATGAAAGGTAAGGTACACTGTTGGCCAATGAGATGTTGGCAATCCAAACCAGTGTTTTTACATGAATCTAAGGGGGATCTCTCTTATCTCTGCATTCTAATCATCGTAACAGCATGCTTTTAAACTGGGACTACATTAGGTCTACATTAGATCACTATCAGTctactttatgtgtgtgtgcctttcggGTGCGTTATCATTTTGtgactttttttttaaaaccGTTTAACAAAAGTAACCAAGCCGGTAAGTACTGTATGTTCTCTAGACGCaatttctctcatctctctctttttcctcttgtTCTCACATTTGATAATGAGATGTCTTGTATCTATTTCAACCAGCCTTTCTAATGACCTCGCTTCTCTTCCCCAGGTAGAGCCTTAACGCTcaccgcctcctcctctgctctctctctctctctcactcgtttATTCTTCTGCTCTCTATCTTCTCGACCCCTCTATCACCGTTCTTTTCCTTTGGttgcaccccctctctctctccgtgtcatcacacccctctccctccacctcccccttgctgccaccctccccctctatttgctccctccacctcctttcACACACAACCCATCCCCCAACCccatccccatctctctctctttctctttctctctgtctgccgaACATGCATGTCGTCACAGTGCACTGAGGTCATGACAGGAGCGTGATTTCTGCCGGAGGATCTTGCTGCCCCTGTGCCTGCTCATCTCCCTATACCggcccctgtccctgtcccggTCCCTGCCGTAGGAACGCGGCACCAGCCCGGACAGGAAGCGCTTGGCCCTGCTGGTCAGGCTCTCCCGCCGGCCGGCCCCGGGGTCCCCCTCCGTCCAGCCGGGGCCCACGCAGTCCCCCCTGGCCGCTCGCACCGAGGCCTCCAGCAGCTCTGTGGTGCCGTGGTCCAGAGAGGCCGACACTTCCAGGTACAGACAGTCAAACATCATGGCACTGGAGTGGGcctctggaggagagatggacagcgggagagagagagggagaaaagacaaaaagagggaaagagagatgagggaagagggaagatTAGAGAAAGccagatgtggggaggggggcagagagagagaggttaaagGATGGGATTGTGGTAGAGAGAGGGTTTCAACAATGATGCCACGTTTAGTGGCATCAGACAAATCCCTCTTACGATCGAGTTGAGCTTACCCTAAAACCTCTAACAGCTGATTAAATGAAGGGCCCATAACCTTTTAAGAGCAGAGGGAGATGAAATTAAATTGTGGTGCGACGGGAGAAAGGTTCAGCCAAATAGAGGCTGAATCTGATTGCAGCGAGATTAGTATAGCAACATGAAATACTAAACAAACATCAGATCAATGTCAGAGAGATATTCAGTCAACCGAATGTCAATGTTAGATCAACATGGTGAATGGAGCTGGCACTGGCTGAAGGGTGAGGTGTATTGGTTCTTGTACTGCATATGACAACATGGACACCGCTGTTTGTGCTCAAATAATATGGCTGAGGGTAAAgcaagatagagaaggagaaggagagagaaagagcgagagagaaagagagagggtgcttGGAGGAAGATGAAGTCAGCAAGgtaggagagtggagggggaggtggggtaaaGATCTAGAatacaggggggagggagagataaggacaaagagaggagaaagaaatgaAATGCTGACTAAGCAGGACAAGACAGAGAAGATATTCATCAAGAACTCTCAGTTGTTACAGAACAACTCACCCTCACTTAGCCAATGAATGAGAATACAtctactttgtgtgtgtatgggtgcgtTATTGTGAGTGTTACTGAAAGTGAGaaacatttgcatgtgtgtgtgcacgcgtgtgtgtgtgtgtgaaggagagacaCCCAGaatatgtctttgcatgtgtgtgtgcgacagagagagagaataaagtgTCCCTACCTTGCCATGAATATACTTTATGACCCAAACCTATTCAAACCAAGCATGAGGTACAAACAAGAGCGATACATCTCCATTAAGCAGATTGGATAAGGAACTTCCGTACCCAGGCTCAAATATCATCCATGGGGTTTTATAGCAGACAGAGGGTCTGTCAGTATGTCAGGCTAGGAGCATTTCCATATCGATGGTCACATTACAGTATTGCTGCTCATAGACCAGTGGAAATATGCTGAGCACAGCGCTAAACCGTATCCTGCCATCCTTCCTCTAGCCCTcgccacctctccttctcttgtttCTTTTTATCCCTGCAAGCCAGACTTATGAGTAAGCAAAAcaaacaccacaccacacaagaaaaacacccacaaacaccaTACTACAAGAACCAACAGCACCCTACCGGTCTGTGGAGCCAGACAACCAAAACCCAACTAAAACCCAGCCATATGCCCCAAATCTCCACACCATTCAAAGCACTCAGCTCACACCAACCCATCGGATGTCACACCCACGCTATGCATCATGGACATCCCTggaccccaccctctccctccctctctccctccctctctctctcctctgttttcctcttatcacagctctccacacacagcacagtgtcTGCCACACCAAGCAGGGGAAGAGGAAGtggtgtaaacctgtgtgtgtgtaactgtcgtCAAGGGATTGTCACCGTGTTCTTGATTTGTATGTGTATAcaggtgtgtgcatatgtgtgtgtatcgttttgtgtgtgtgtgtgtgtctttaggtgtgtgtatgtgttcaggattgtgtcagtgtgtgcataGGTGTAAGTAAGTGTGTGcattcatgtatgtgtgcataggTTTGTTTGAGCGTGTGCATATGTTAGCGAGCTGGCAGTGGCGCATATAAACACCCACCCCTACgcccacactcccacacacccacacatataaAGATGGTGACACCATCCGCCCACTGACAGGGAGAGATAATCCAAATAGAGATGTTCCATCCAAAAAAACAACAGAGGAAAGAGGTGAGTGCTAGAGTAGCTTTTAAAGAGGATTAGGTAGGAGGGAAAGCTGCCCAAATCCTCAATAAAAACAGGTAGACACGTCCCTGAATGCAACAGCTGCAGCCTTAAAAAAACTGTACCTTTAATGTAGCCTTTTGTCTTTAGCTTGTTGTTCTACGTCTGAGATTGTTAGCGATGTTCAACTGTTATGCAAGTTTGTTTTCTCGAGTTATGGGATTTAAGAGAACCTCTCTGGTGCATTATATCTAAACGAGAACAGGCACACAAAAACAGAAAGGTAGCCAATGTAATTCCTCTGAGCCTTGGAAAGAGAGCTTTTAAATCTGTCCAATAATCTAACAAATATCACATTGAgcaatatatgtatttatttggaACCATTCAAATGCCATTCAGCAGCCAAGAAAATATTCTACCAATAAAACTGTATACTGTAAATATACTAGTTATTCTGATAACATAATTCAAATCAAACAAAAAATCATTGAGTGTTTGGACAGTTGTGtgcgtgggctgtgtgtgtgtgtgtgtgtgtgtgtgtgcgggcggtgtgtgtgtgtgtgtgcatgtgtgtagaaagtgtatagagtgtgtgtgctacagtgcAGAGGATGTCCTACCCTCTGTGGTGATCTCACGGGACCGAACAAGGTCACTCTTGTTGCCCACGAGGATGATGGGAGTCTGAGGCAGGGACTCcctgaggaggaggcggagctgggCCGTACGGTGGAAGCTTCGTCTGTCCGTCACGGAGAAGACCAGGATAACCACTTCACACTGCAGTGTGGAcaggtcctacacacacaccacacacaacacacacacacacgtacacaggaaGACACAAGAGTGACTCTCGCACACT encodes the following:
- the LOC136959064 gene encoding nucleolar protein 9 isoform X1, whose amino-acid sequence is MLAKMEENEPRKDGGKKRKHPKGEEGDRKRRGDCDGGGDGDARKRLDPLSVGYFRRVGERLTEGFAENEEKVMFVENVLTEVKGKAAVVAMDVTGSVTLQRLLPLATSRQVGEVLAELGGESGSEFKTVSCDKCGGHVVESALRQMPRCTADLSPPQKDQTSTTEEEDEGGCGMLEAQVLSLSRMVTENSAVFIKDMYGSHVARTLIHVLGGCLGPARTETRPGAKERNSVVQLTDFEAPTSFWWELKSLSSSLMSSVKLSVTDAVASAVFQTLLTVCHRKRPILCKQLLKGIVGYLTSLSSAPGVSPLLVFMKDHASSRLLETVIQLSHKALLRDLYKNHFKGQLVTLAIHPIANFPIQRFTAASTKYKMFLKVFDELMEGMEAVLAAGHMGVIVQLTESCVEREEKQAQMMRCLLTAFHCTEPASRQTSCLPLFMSLLTYEVYYHSETAEGEIDTERPLSSICYHGSLLVQSLAKFKDRSLLLGSLRSLTPADLLILGTHQFGSHVLQVLITTSSDKGRGKILRRLEGQFVQMACSRLGSRVLEAVWNSSSVSHRQSIAQELVPSETRLRSDQFARHVWAKFSLTSFVRRHKQWQEGQTGESKKRKLFSDILD
- the LOC136959064 gene encoding nucleolar protein 9 isoform X2; its protein translation is MLAKMEENEPRKDGGKKRKHPKGEEGDRKRRGDCDGGGDGDARKRLDPLSVGYFRRVGERLTEGFAENEEKVMFVENVLTEVKGKAAVVAMDVTGSVTLQRLLPLATSRQVGEVLAELGGESGSEFKTVSCDKCGGHVVESALRQMPRCTDLSPPQKDQTSTTEEEDEGGCGMLEAQVLSLSRMVTENSAVFIKDMYGSHVARTLIHVLGGCLGPARTETRPGAKERNSVVQLTDFEAPTSFWWELKSLSSSLMSSVKLSVTDAVASAVFQTLLTVCHRKRPILCKQLLKGIVGYLTSLSSAPGVSPLLVFMKDHASSRLLETVIQLSHKALLRDLYKNHFKGQLVTLAIHPIANFPIQRFTAASTKYKMFLKVFDELMEGMEAVLAAGHMGVIVQLTESCVEREEKQAQMMRCLLTAFHCTEPASRQTSCLPLFMSLLTYEVYYHSETAEGEIDTERPLSSICYHGSLLVQSLAKFKDRSLLLGSLRSLTPADLLILGTHQFGSHVLQVLITTSSDKGRGKILRRLEGQFVQMACSRLGSRVLEAVWNSSSVSHRQSIAQELVPSETRLRSDQFARHVWAKFSLTSFVRRHKQWQEGQTGESKKRKLFSDILD
- the rem2 gene encoding GTP-binding protein REM 2 — encoded protein: MTDQYSMFLTTAPPLRRGSTPLPIKHQLRREEAVSEDCDWIPGLEGPATLPISDTVPRVESFCQAVEGGHYGGAPRIVLIGQNGVGKSSLALSLAGLSDRSLSVDSETQACGEGYERTVTVDDEDSKILVYDNWKQDLSTLQCEVVILVFSVTDRRSFHRTAQLRLLLRESLPQTPIILVGNKSDLVRSREITTEEAHSSAMMFDCLYLEVSASLDHGTTELLEASVRAARGDCVGPGWTEGDPGAGRRESLTSRAKRFLSGLVPRSYGRDRDRDRGRYREMSRHRGSKILRQKSRSCHDLSAL